In Scophthalmus maximus strain ysfricsl-2021 chromosome 16, ASM2237912v1, whole genome shotgun sequence, the following proteins share a genomic window:
- the aclyb gene encoding ATP-citrate synthase isoform X1, with protein MSAKAISEQTGKEFLYKYICTSAAVHNRFCYARVTTETDWDRLTQEHPWLLTERLVVKPDQLIKRRGKLGLVGINLDLQGVKEWLKGHFMRDTTVGKAKGVLKNFLIEPFVPHTQDEEFYVCIYATREGDHVLFHHEGGVEVGDVDAKAQRLMVAVDDKLSEDQVREQLLTHIPDDKKEVLSSFIMGLFNLYEDLYFTYLEINPLVVTQEGVYVLDMAAKIDATAEYICKAKWGDVEFPPPFGREAYPEEAYIADLDAKSGASLKLTLLNPCGRIWTMVAGGGASVVYSDTICDRGGVDELANYGEYSGAPSEQQTYDYAKTILSLMTREKHPQGKVLIIGGSIANFTNVAATFKGIVRAIKDYQGPLKEHEVIIFVRRGGPNYQEGLRVMGEVGKTTGIPIHVFGTETHMTAIVGMALGHRPIPNQPPMDAHTANFLLNSSNSAMTPATTRTASFSEPRTPNNATPAKKSKAGLPADSLDSILWPLKNLVTAIWKEVQASSGCSGAKATTLFRKHTKAIVWGMQTRAVQGMMDFDYVCSRDEPSVAAMVYPFTGDHKQKFYWGHKEILLPVYKNMADAMKKHPESDVMISFASLRSAYDSTIEAMQYPQIHTIAIIAEGIPEAQTRKLIKMADEKGVTIIGPATVGGIKPGCFKIGNTGGMLDNILASKLYRPGSVAYVSRSGGMSNELNNIISRTTDGVYEGVAIGGDRYPGSTFMDHVIRYEDTPGIKMIVVLGEIGGTEEYKICQGIKEGSITKPVVCWCIGTCATMFASEVQFGHAGACANQASETAVAKNQALRDAGAYVPKSFDELGDVIRTVYDELVTNGTIIPAQEVPPPTVPMDYSWARELGLIRKPASFMTSICDERGQELIYAGMPITEVFKEEMGLGGVLGLLWFQRRLPRYACQFIEMCLMVTADHGPAVSGAHNTIVCARAGKDLISSLTSGLLTIGDRFGGALDAAAKQFSKAFDSGMLPMEFVNKMKKDGKLIMGIGHRVKSINNPDMRVQILKDFVKQHFPSTQLLDYALDVEKITTSKKPNLILNVDGFIGVAFVDLLRTCGGFTRDEADEFVEIGALNGIFVLGRSMGFIGHYLDQKRLKQGLYRHPWDDISYVLPEHMSM; from the exons ATGTCGGCGAAAGCCATCTCAGAGCAGACGGGAAAAGAGTTCTTATATAAGTATATCTGCACCTCAGCGGCTGTGCATAACCGCTTCTGCTATGCCCGAGTCACCACTGAGACGGACTGGGACCGTCTCACTCAGGAGCACCCATGGCTGCTGACAGAG CGGCTGGTGGTGAAGCCAGATCAGCTGATTAAGCGGCGTGGGAAACTCGGGCTGGTGGGCATCAACCTGGACCTGCAGGGCGTCAAGGAGTGGCTCAAAGGCCACTTCATGAGAGACACCACT GTGGGAAAGGCAAAGGGCGTGCTGAAGAACTTCCTCATTGAGCCAtttgttccacacacacag GATGAAGAGTTTTATGTGTGCATCTATGCCACACGTGAGGGCGACCATGTGCTTTTCCACCACGAGGGAGGAGTGGAGGTGGGCGACGTGGACGCCAAGGCCCAGAGGCTGATGGTTGCAGTGGACGACAAGCTGAGTGAGGACCAAGTCAGAGAGCAGCtcctcacacacattcctgaTGATAAGAAAGA AGTCCTGTCTAGTTTTATCATGGGCCTCTTCAACCTATATGAGGACCTCTACTTCACCTACCTCGAGATCAACCCCCTCG TTGTCACCCAGGAAGGAGTGTACGTCCTTGACATGGCCGCCAAGATTGATGCCACAGCAGAATACATCTGCAAGGCTAAATGGGGTGATGTTGAGTTTCCACCACCTTTCGGCAGAGAGGCGTATCCAGAG GAAGCCTACATAGCAGATCTGGATGCAAAGAGTGGTGCCAGTCTGAAGCTTACCTTGCTGAACCCCTGTGGCCGGATCTGGACCATGGTGGCTGGAGGAGGGGCTTCAGTTGTTTACAG CGACACCATCTGTGACCGGGGCGGGGTGGATGAGCTGGCCAACTATGGCGAATATTCTGGCGCTCCCAGTGAACAACAGACCTACGATTACGCAAAAACCATCCTCTCTCTCATGACTCGCGAAAAACATCCTCAAG GGAAAGTGCTGATCATCGGAGGAAGTATTGCCAACTTCACCAATGTAGCAGCCACATTCAAG GGCATTGTTAGGGCCATCAAAGATTACCAAGGTCCTCTCAAGGAGCATGAGGTCATCATCTTTGTTCGACGTGGCGGACCGAACTACCAGGAGGGGCTGAGGGTGATGGGGGAAGTAG GGAAGACGACAGGTATTCCTATCCATGTGTTTGGTACCGAAACCCATATGACAGCCATCGTTGGTATGGCCCTGGGCCACCGACCGATTCCCAACCAGCCCCCAATGGATGCACATACCGCCAACTTCCTCCTCAATTCCAGCAATAGTGCAATG ACTCCAGCAACCACAAGGACGGCTTCATTCTCTGAACCCAGGACGCCTAATAATGCCACCCCAGCGAAAAAGTCTAAAGCAGGTCTTCCAGCAG ACTCTCTTGATTCTATACTGTGGCCTCTGAAGAATTTGGTCACAGCCATTTGGAAAG AAGTGCAGGCCTCTTCAGGCTGCAGCGGAG CCAAAGCCACCACACTCTTCAGAAAACACACCAAGGCCATCGTCTGGGGCATGCAGACACGTGCTGTGCAGGGCATGATGGACTTTGACTACGTTTGCTCCCGGGACGAACCCTCCGTGGCAGCCATGGTCTATCCCTTCAC TGGGGATCACAAGCAGAAGTTCTACTGGGGACACAAAGAAATCCTGCTGCCGGTCTACAAGAACATGGCCGATGCCATGAAGAAGCACCCGGAGTCGGACGTCATGATCAGTTTTGCATCACTGCGCTCAGCCTACGACAGCACAATCGAGGCCATGCAGTACCCACAG ATTCACACTATTGCCATTATAGCTGAGGGCATCCCTGAAGCACAGACAAGAAAGTTGATCAAGATGGCTGATGAGAAAGGTGTCACGATCATTGGCCCCGCCACG GTTGGTGGCATCAAACCAGGCTGTTTTAAAATTGGCAACACAGGCGGTATGCTGGACAACATCCTGGCTTCCAAACTTTACCGTCCTGGCAGTGTTGCGTATGTGTCGCGCTCTGGGGGAATGTCCAACGAGCTGAACAACATCATCTCGCGCACCACAGACGGCGTCTATGAAGGTGTTGCCATAGGAGGAGACAG ATATCCAGGCTCCACCTTCATGGACCATGTCATTCGTTACGAGGACACTCCAGGGATCAAGATGATAGTGGTGCTGGGAGAG ATCGGAGGCACAGAGGAGTACAAGATCTGCCAGGGCATAAAAGAGGGCAGCATAACCAAGCCTGTGGTGTGCTGGTGTATCGGAACCTGTGCCACCATGTTTGCTTCAGAG GTTCAGTTTGGCCACGCAGGGGCCTGCGCCAACCAGGCTTCAGAAACAGCAGTAGCCAAGAACCAGGCTCTGAGGGACGCTGGAGCTTATGTACCCAAGAGTTTCGACGAGCTGGGGGATGTCATCAG GACAGTTTATGATGAGCTTGTGACCAATGGCACCATCATTCCTGCCCAGGAGGTTCCTCCTCCAACTGTACCTATGGATTACTCTTGGGCAAGG GAGTTGGGACTGATCCGTAAGCCGGCCTCTTTCATGACGAGCATCTGTGACGAGCGAGGCCAGGAGCTCATCTATGCTGGCATGCCAATCACCGAGGTCTTTAAAGAGGAGATGGGCTTAGGAGGAGTGTTGGGCTTGCTCTGGTTCCAGCGCAG GTTGCCACGCTACGCCTGCCAGTTCATTGAAATGTGCCTGATGGTGACTGCGGACCACGGACCTGCTGTCTCCGGGGCACACAACACCATCGTTTGTGCTCGTGCTGGCAAAGACCTTATCTCAAGTCTTACCTCTGGCCTGCTCACCATT GGGGACCGTTTTGGAGGAGCTCTGGATGCAGCCGCAAAGCAGTTCAGCAAGGCCTTTGACAGCGGCATGCTGCCCATGGAGTTTGTCAACAAGATGAAGAAGGACGGGAAGCTGATTATGGGCATCGGCCACAGGGTCAAATCT aTCAACAACCCAGACATGCGGGTGCAGATTCTGAAGGACTTTGTAAAGCAGCATTTCCCTTCCACTCAGCTACTCGACTACGCCCTGGACGTCGAGAAAATCACCACTTCAAAG
- the aclyb gene encoding ATP-citrate synthase isoform X3, which yields MSAKAISEQTGKEFLYKYICTSAAVHNRFCYARVTTETDWDRLTQEHPWLLTERLVVKPDQLIKRRGKLGLVGINLDLQGVKEWLKGHFMRDTTVGKAKGVLKNFLIEPFVPHTQDEEFYVCIYATREGDHVLFHHEGGVEVGDVDAKAQRLMVAVDDKLSEDQVREQLLTHIPDDKKEVLSSFIMGLFNLYEDLYFTYLEINPLVVTQEGVYVLDMAAKIDATAEYICKAKWGDVEFPPPFGREAYPEEAYIADLDAKSGASLKLTLLNPCGRIWTMVAGGGASVVYSDTICDRGGVDELANYGEYSGAPSEQQTYDYAKTILSLMTREKHPQGKVLIIGGSIANFTNVAATFKGIVRAIKDYQGPLKEHEVIIFVRRGGPNYQEGLRVMGEVGKTTGIPIHVFGTETHMTAIVGMALGHRPIPNQPPMDAHTANFLLNSSNSAMTPATTRTASFSEPRTPNNATPAKKSKAGLPAAKATTLFRKHTKAIVWGMQTRAVQGMMDFDYVCSRDEPSVAAMVYPFTGDHKQKFYWGHKEILLPVYKNMADAMKKHPESDVMISFASLRSAYDSTIEAMQYPQIHTIAIIAEGIPEAQTRKLIKMADEKGVTIIGPATVGGIKPGCFKIGNTGGMLDNILASKLYRPGSVAYVSRSGGMSNELNNIISRTTDGVYEGVAIGGDRYPGSTFMDHVIRYEDTPGIKMIVVLGEIGGTEEYKICQGIKEGSITKPVVCWCIGTCATMFASEVQFGHAGACANQASETAVAKNQALRDAGAYVPKSFDELGDVIRTVYDELVTNGTIIPAQEVPPPTVPMDYSWARELGLIRKPASFMTSICDERGQELIYAGMPITEVFKEEMGLGGVLGLLWFQRRLPRYACQFIEMCLMVTADHGPAVSGAHNTIVCARAGKDLISSLTSGLLTIGDRFGGALDAAAKQFSKAFDSGMLPMEFVNKMKKDGKLIMGIGHRVKSINNPDMRVQILKDFVKQHFPSTQLLDYALDVEKITTSKKPNLILNVDGFIGVAFVDLLRTCGGFTRDEADEFVEIGALNGIFVLGRSMGFIGHYLDQKRLKQGLYRHPWDDISYVLPEHMSM from the exons ATGTCGGCGAAAGCCATCTCAGAGCAGACGGGAAAAGAGTTCTTATATAAGTATATCTGCACCTCAGCGGCTGTGCATAACCGCTTCTGCTATGCCCGAGTCACCACTGAGACGGACTGGGACCGTCTCACTCAGGAGCACCCATGGCTGCTGACAGAG CGGCTGGTGGTGAAGCCAGATCAGCTGATTAAGCGGCGTGGGAAACTCGGGCTGGTGGGCATCAACCTGGACCTGCAGGGCGTCAAGGAGTGGCTCAAAGGCCACTTCATGAGAGACACCACT GTGGGAAAGGCAAAGGGCGTGCTGAAGAACTTCCTCATTGAGCCAtttgttccacacacacag GATGAAGAGTTTTATGTGTGCATCTATGCCACACGTGAGGGCGACCATGTGCTTTTCCACCACGAGGGAGGAGTGGAGGTGGGCGACGTGGACGCCAAGGCCCAGAGGCTGATGGTTGCAGTGGACGACAAGCTGAGTGAGGACCAAGTCAGAGAGCAGCtcctcacacacattcctgaTGATAAGAAAGA AGTCCTGTCTAGTTTTATCATGGGCCTCTTCAACCTATATGAGGACCTCTACTTCACCTACCTCGAGATCAACCCCCTCG TTGTCACCCAGGAAGGAGTGTACGTCCTTGACATGGCCGCCAAGATTGATGCCACAGCAGAATACATCTGCAAGGCTAAATGGGGTGATGTTGAGTTTCCACCACCTTTCGGCAGAGAGGCGTATCCAGAG GAAGCCTACATAGCAGATCTGGATGCAAAGAGTGGTGCCAGTCTGAAGCTTACCTTGCTGAACCCCTGTGGCCGGATCTGGACCATGGTGGCTGGAGGAGGGGCTTCAGTTGTTTACAG CGACACCATCTGTGACCGGGGCGGGGTGGATGAGCTGGCCAACTATGGCGAATATTCTGGCGCTCCCAGTGAACAACAGACCTACGATTACGCAAAAACCATCCTCTCTCTCATGACTCGCGAAAAACATCCTCAAG GGAAAGTGCTGATCATCGGAGGAAGTATTGCCAACTTCACCAATGTAGCAGCCACATTCAAG GGCATTGTTAGGGCCATCAAAGATTACCAAGGTCCTCTCAAGGAGCATGAGGTCATCATCTTTGTTCGACGTGGCGGACCGAACTACCAGGAGGGGCTGAGGGTGATGGGGGAAGTAG GGAAGACGACAGGTATTCCTATCCATGTGTTTGGTACCGAAACCCATATGACAGCCATCGTTGGTATGGCCCTGGGCCACCGACCGATTCCCAACCAGCCCCCAATGGATGCACATACCGCCAACTTCCTCCTCAATTCCAGCAATAGTGCAATG ACTCCAGCAACCACAAGGACGGCTTCATTCTCTGAACCCAGGACGCCTAATAATGCCACCCCAGCGAAAAAGTCTAAAGCAGGTCTTCCAGCAG CCAAAGCCACCACACTCTTCAGAAAACACACCAAGGCCATCGTCTGGGGCATGCAGACACGTGCTGTGCAGGGCATGATGGACTTTGACTACGTTTGCTCCCGGGACGAACCCTCCGTGGCAGCCATGGTCTATCCCTTCAC TGGGGATCACAAGCAGAAGTTCTACTGGGGACACAAAGAAATCCTGCTGCCGGTCTACAAGAACATGGCCGATGCCATGAAGAAGCACCCGGAGTCGGACGTCATGATCAGTTTTGCATCACTGCGCTCAGCCTACGACAGCACAATCGAGGCCATGCAGTACCCACAG ATTCACACTATTGCCATTATAGCTGAGGGCATCCCTGAAGCACAGACAAGAAAGTTGATCAAGATGGCTGATGAGAAAGGTGTCACGATCATTGGCCCCGCCACG GTTGGTGGCATCAAACCAGGCTGTTTTAAAATTGGCAACACAGGCGGTATGCTGGACAACATCCTGGCTTCCAAACTTTACCGTCCTGGCAGTGTTGCGTATGTGTCGCGCTCTGGGGGAATGTCCAACGAGCTGAACAACATCATCTCGCGCACCACAGACGGCGTCTATGAAGGTGTTGCCATAGGAGGAGACAG ATATCCAGGCTCCACCTTCATGGACCATGTCATTCGTTACGAGGACACTCCAGGGATCAAGATGATAGTGGTGCTGGGAGAG ATCGGAGGCACAGAGGAGTACAAGATCTGCCAGGGCATAAAAGAGGGCAGCATAACCAAGCCTGTGGTGTGCTGGTGTATCGGAACCTGTGCCACCATGTTTGCTTCAGAG GTTCAGTTTGGCCACGCAGGGGCCTGCGCCAACCAGGCTTCAGAAACAGCAGTAGCCAAGAACCAGGCTCTGAGGGACGCTGGAGCTTATGTACCCAAGAGTTTCGACGAGCTGGGGGATGTCATCAG GACAGTTTATGATGAGCTTGTGACCAATGGCACCATCATTCCTGCCCAGGAGGTTCCTCCTCCAACTGTACCTATGGATTACTCTTGGGCAAGG GAGTTGGGACTGATCCGTAAGCCGGCCTCTTTCATGACGAGCATCTGTGACGAGCGAGGCCAGGAGCTCATCTATGCTGGCATGCCAATCACCGAGGTCTTTAAAGAGGAGATGGGCTTAGGAGGAGTGTTGGGCTTGCTCTGGTTCCAGCGCAG GTTGCCACGCTACGCCTGCCAGTTCATTGAAATGTGCCTGATGGTGACTGCGGACCACGGACCTGCTGTCTCCGGGGCACACAACACCATCGTTTGTGCTCGTGCTGGCAAAGACCTTATCTCAAGTCTTACCTCTGGCCTGCTCACCATT GGGGACCGTTTTGGAGGAGCTCTGGATGCAGCCGCAAAGCAGTTCAGCAAGGCCTTTGACAGCGGCATGCTGCCCATGGAGTTTGTCAACAAGATGAAGAAGGACGGGAAGCTGATTATGGGCATCGGCCACAGGGTCAAATCT aTCAACAACCCAGACATGCGGGTGCAGATTCTGAAGGACTTTGTAAAGCAGCATTTCCCTTCCACTCAGCTACTCGACTACGCCCTGGACGTCGAGAAAATCACCACTTCAAAG
- the aclyb gene encoding ATP-citrate synthase isoform X2 encodes MSAKAISEQTGKEFLYKYICTSAAVHNRFCYARVTTETDWDRLTQEHPWLLTERLVVKPDQLIKRRGKLGLVGINLDLQGVKEWLKGHFMRDTTVGKAKGVLKNFLIEPFVPHTQDEEFYVCIYATREGDHVLFHHEGGVEVGDVDAKAQRLMVAVDDKLSEDQVREQLLTHIPDDKKEVLSSFIMGLFNLYEDLYFTYLEINPLVVTQEGVYVLDMAAKIDATAEYICKAKWGDVEFPPPFGREAYPEEAYIADLDAKSGASLKLTLLNPCGRIWTMVAGGGASVVYSDTICDRGGVDELANYGEYSGAPSEQQTYDYAKTILSLMTREKHPQGKVLIIGGSIANFTNVAATFKGIVRAIKDYQGPLKEHEVIIFVRRGGPNYQEGLRVMGEVGKTTGIPIHVFGTETHMTAIVGMALGHRPIPNQPPMDAHTANFLLNSSNSAMTPATTRTASFSEPRTPNNATPAKKSKAGLPAEVQASSGCSGAKATTLFRKHTKAIVWGMQTRAVQGMMDFDYVCSRDEPSVAAMVYPFTGDHKQKFYWGHKEILLPVYKNMADAMKKHPESDVMISFASLRSAYDSTIEAMQYPQIHTIAIIAEGIPEAQTRKLIKMADEKGVTIIGPATVGGIKPGCFKIGNTGGMLDNILASKLYRPGSVAYVSRSGGMSNELNNIISRTTDGVYEGVAIGGDRYPGSTFMDHVIRYEDTPGIKMIVVLGEIGGTEEYKICQGIKEGSITKPVVCWCIGTCATMFASEVQFGHAGACANQASETAVAKNQALRDAGAYVPKSFDELGDVIRTVYDELVTNGTIIPAQEVPPPTVPMDYSWARELGLIRKPASFMTSICDERGQELIYAGMPITEVFKEEMGLGGVLGLLWFQRRLPRYACQFIEMCLMVTADHGPAVSGAHNTIVCARAGKDLISSLTSGLLTIGDRFGGALDAAAKQFSKAFDSGMLPMEFVNKMKKDGKLIMGIGHRVKSINNPDMRVQILKDFVKQHFPSTQLLDYALDVEKITTSKKPNLILNVDGFIGVAFVDLLRTCGGFTRDEADEFVEIGALNGIFVLGRSMGFIGHYLDQKRLKQGLYRHPWDDISYVLPEHMSM; translated from the exons ATGTCGGCGAAAGCCATCTCAGAGCAGACGGGAAAAGAGTTCTTATATAAGTATATCTGCACCTCAGCGGCTGTGCATAACCGCTTCTGCTATGCCCGAGTCACCACTGAGACGGACTGGGACCGTCTCACTCAGGAGCACCCATGGCTGCTGACAGAG CGGCTGGTGGTGAAGCCAGATCAGCTGATTAAGCGGCGTGGGAAACTCGGGCTGGTGGGCATCAACCTGGACCTGCAGGGCGTCAAGGAGTGGCTCAAAGGCCACTTCATGAGAGACACCACT GTGGGAAAGGCAAAGGGCGTGCTGAAGAACTTCCTCATTGAGCCAtttgttccacacacacag GATGAAGAGTTTTATGTGTGCATCTATGCCACACGTGAGGGCGACCATGTGCTTTTCCACCACGAGGGAGGAGTGGAGGTGGGCGACGTGGACGCCAAGGCCCAGAGGCTGATGGTTGCAGTGGACGACAAGCTGAGTGAGGACCAAGTCAGAGAGCAGCtcctcacacacattcctgaTGATAAGAAAGA AGTCCTGTCTAGTTTTATCATGGGCCTCTTCAACCTATATGAGGACCTCTACTTCACCTACCTCGAGATCAACCCCCTCG TTGTCACCCAGGAAGGAGTGTACGTCCTTGACATGGCCGCCAAGATTGATGCCACAGCAGAATACATCTGCAAGGCTAAATGGGGTGATGTTGAGTTTCCACCACCTTTCGGCAGAGAGGCGTATCCAGAG GAAGCCTACATAGCAGATCTGGATGCAAAGAGTGGTGCCAGTCTGAAGCTTACCTTGCTGAACCCCTGTGGCCGGATCTGGACCATGGTGGCTGGAGGAGGGGCTTCAGTTGTTTACAG CGACACCATCTGTGACCGGGGCGGGGTGGATGAGCTGGCCAACTATGGCGAATATTCTGGCGCTCCCAGTGAACAACAGACCTACGATTACGCAAAAACCATCCTCTCTCTCATGACTCGCGAAAAACATCCTCAAG GGAAAGTGCTGATCATCGGAGGAAGTATTGCCAACTTCACCAATGTAGCAGCCACATTCAAG GGCATTGTTAGGGCCATCAAAGATTACCAAGGTCCTCTCAAGGAGCATGAGGTCATCATCTTTGTTCGACGTGGCGGACCGAACTACCAGGAGGGGCTGAGGGTGATGGGGGAAGTAG GGAAGACGACAGGTATTCCTATCCATGTGTTTGGTACCGAAACCCATATGACAGCCATCGTTGGTATGGCCCTGGGCCACCGACCGATTCCCAACCAGCCCCCAATGGATGCACATACCGCCAACTTCCTCCTCAATTCCAGCAATAGTGCAATG ACTCCAGCAACCACAAGGACGGCTTCATTCTCTGAACCCAGGACGCCTAATAATGCCACCCCAGCGAAAAAGTCTAAAGCAGGTCTTCCAGCAG AAGTGCAGGCCTCTTCAGGCTGCAGCGGAG CCAAAGCCACCACACTCTTCAGAAAACACACCAAGGCCATCGTCTGGGGCATGCAGACACGTGCTGTGCAGGGCATGATGGACTTTGACTACGTTTGCTCCCGGGACGAACCCTCCGTGGCAGCCATGGTCTATCCCTTCAC TGGGGATCACAAGCAGAAGTTCTACTGGGGACACAAAGAAATCCTGCTGCCGGTCTACAAGAACATGGCCGATGCCATGAAGAAGCACCCGGAGTCGGACGTCATGATCAGTTTTGCATCACTGCGCTCAGCCTACGACAGCACAATCGAGGCCATGCAGTACCCACAG ATTCACACTATTGCCATTATAGCTGAGGGCATCCCTGAAGCACAGACAAGAAAGTTGATCAAGATGGCTGATGAGAAAGGTGTCACGATCATTGGCCCCGCCACG GTTGGTGGCATCAAACCAGGCTGTTTTAAAATTGGCAACACAGGCGGTATGCTGGACAACATCCTGGCTTCCAAACTTTACCGTCCTGGCAGTGTTGCGTATGTGTCGCGCTCTGGGGGAATGTCCAACGAGCTGAACAACATCATCTCGCGCACCACAGACGGCGTCTATGAAGGTGTTGCCATAGGAGGAGACAG ATATCCAGGCTCCACCTTCATGGACCATGTCATTCGTTACGAGGACACTCCAGGGATCAAGATGATAGTGGTGCTGGGAGAG ATCGGAGGCACAGAGGAGTACAAGATCTGCCAGGGCATAAAAGAGGGCAGCATAACCAAGCCTGTGGTGTGCTGGTGTATCGGAACCTGTGCCACCATGTTTGCTTCAGAG GTTCAGTTTGGCCACGCAGGGGCCTGCGCCAACCAGGCTTCAGAAACAGCAGTAGCCAAGAACCAGGCTCTGAGGGACGCTGGAGCTTATGTACCCAAGAGTTTCGACGAGCTGGGGGATGTCATCAG GACAGTTTATGATGAGCTTGTGACCAATGGCACCATCATTCCTGCCCAGGAGGTTCCTCCTCCAACTGTACCTATGGATTACTCTTGGGCAAGG GAGTTGGGACTGATCCGTAAGCCGGCCTCTTTCATGACGAGCATCTGTGACGAGCGAGGCCAGGAGCTCATCTATGCTGGCATGCCAATCACCGAGGTCTTTAAAGAGGAGATGGGCTTAGGAGGAGTGTTGGGCTTGCTCTGGTTCCAGCGCAG GTTGCCACGCTACGCCTGCCAGTTCATTGAAATGTGCCTGATGGTGACTGCGGACCACGGACCTGCTGTCTCCGGGGCACACAACACCATCGTTTGTGCTCGTGCTGGCAAAGACCTTATCTCAAGTCTTACCTCTGGCCTGCTCACCATT GGGGACCGTTTTGGAGGAGCTCTGGATGCAGCCGCAAAGCAGTTCAGCAAGGCCTTTGACAGCGGCATGCTGCCCATGGAGTTTGTCAACAAGATGAAGAAGGACGGGAAGCTGATTATGGGCATCGGCCACAGGGTCAAATCT aTCAACAACCCAGACATGCGGGTGCAGATTCTGAAGGACTTTGTAAAGCAGCATTTCCCTTCCACTCAGCTACTCGACTACGCCCTGGACGTCGAGAAAATCACCACTTCAAAG
- the LOC118287748 gene encoding dnaJ homolog subfamily C member 7 — protein sequence MAAVDIDVLIETDPEIRDQDDLEREAEGFKEKGNALYSRKDYSEAFNYYTKAIDTCPKNASYYGNRAATLMMLSRFREALEDSQQAVRLDDCFMKGHLREGKCHLSLGNAMAANRCFQKVLEIEPSNREAQQENNNASTLLEYERMADFGFEKRDFRKVVYCMDRALAVASACHRFKILKAECLALLGRYPEAQSVASDILRMDSTNADALYVRGLCLYYEDCIDKAVQFFVQALRMAPDHEKARLACRNAKALKAKKDEGNQAFKINNFEAAYQLYTEALMIDPNNIKTNAKLYCNRATAGAKLKKLNQAIEDCSSAIKLDDTYIKAYLRRAQCYMDTELYEEAVRDYEKVYQTEKTSDHKQLLKMAQLQLKKSKRKDYYKVLGVGKNATEDEIKKAYRKRALMHHPDRHSAATQEVQKEEEKKFKEVGEAFTVLSDPKKKVRYDNGHDLDDDSGMDGGDFDANNIFRAFFGGHGGGFSFDSSPETAPGNFFFQFG from the exons ATGGCAGCTGTTGACATCGACGTGCTGATAGAAACAGACCCCGAAATTCGCGACCAGGACGACCTGGAGCG tgAGGCTGAAGGCTTCAAAGAGAAAGGAAATGCACTCTACAGCAGGAAAGATTACTCTGAGGCCTTCAACTATTACACTAAGGCCATCG aCACTTGCCCCAAAAATGCAAGTTATTATGGCAACAGGGCAGCCACCCTCATGATGCTCTCTCGCTTCCGAGAGGCTCTTGAAGATTCCCAGCAGGCTGTGCGCCTGGATGACTGTTTCATGAAG GGTCATCTACGTGAGGGTAAGTGCCACCTCTCGTTGGGAAATGCCATGGCGGCCAATCGCTGCTTTCAGAAGGTTCTCGAGATTGAGCCCAGCAACAGAGAGGCCCAGCAGGAG aataaCAACGCCTCGACTCTACTGGAGTATGAGCGAATGGCGGACTTCGGCTTTGAAAAGCGGGACTTCCGAAAG GTGGTGTACTGTATGGACCGGGCCTTAGCAGTGGCTTCTGCCTGCCATCGCTTCAAAATCCTCAAGGCTGAGTGTCTGGCTCTGCTGGGGCGCTATCCAGAAGCTCAGTCTGTAGCCAG TGATATTCTGCGGATGGATTCCACAAATGCAGACGCGCTGTATGTTCGAGGTCTGTGTCTGTACTACGAGGACTGCATCGATAAGGCTGTTCAGTTCTTTGTCCAGGCTCTGCGCATGGCACCTGATCATGAAAAGGCCCGGTTAGCTTGCAGG AATGCCAAAGCCTTGAAGGCCAAGAAGGATGAGGGCAATCAAGCGTTCAAGATCAACAACTTTGAGGCTGCCTATCAATTGTATACTGAGGCCCTGATGATAGACCCCAACAATATCAAGACTAATGCTAAACTTTACTGCAACAGAGCCACAGCAGGAGCAAAG CTGAAGAAATTAAATCAAGCCATCGAGGACTGCTCCAGCGCGATCAAACTAGATGACACTTACATCAAGGCCTACTTAAGAAGAGCACAGTG TTACATGGACACAGAGCTGTACGAAGAGGCCGTACGGGACTATGAAAAAGTTTaccagacagaaaaaacatcag ATCACAAGCAACTGCTGAAGATggcacagctgcagctgaagaaaagCAAGAGGAAAGATTACTACAAGGTGCTTGGAGTTGGCAAGAACGCCACCGAGGACGAGATCAAAAAAGCCTATCGCAAACGAGCCCTCATGCACCACCCAG ACCGCCACAGTGCGGCGACTCAAGAGgtgcagaaggaggaggagaagaagttcAAGGAGGTGGGCGAAGCCTTCACCGTGCTCTCCGACCCAAAGAAGAAGGTCCGCTATGACAATGGACATGACCTGGATGACGACAGCGGCATGGATGGTGGAG ATTTTGATGCGAACAACATCTTCAGGGCTTTCTTTGGTGGCCATGGTGGAGGATTTAGCTTTGATTCCAGCCCAG aAACTGCACCTGGAAATTTCTTCTTCCAATTTGGCTAA